The following coding sequences lie in one Flavobacterium sediminis genomic window:
- the yidD gene encoding membrane protein insertion efficiency factor YidD, whose protein sequence is MCSKNNKITLRSILIAPFLFIIRFYQVAISPYTPATCRYEPTCSHYTVEALKKHGLFKGGWLAIKRILSCHPWGGSGYDPVP, encoded by the coding sequence ATGTGCTCAAAAAACAACAAAATAACCCTACGTTCAATACTCATTGCTCCATTCCTTTTTATAATCCGCTTCTATCAGGTGGCCATTTCTCCGTACACTCCTGCTACTTGCAGATACGAACCCACATGTTCACATTATACAGTAGAAGCGTTAAAAAAACACGGACTATTTAAAGGGGGTTGGCTGGCTATCAAAAGAATCCTGAGTTGTCACCCTTGGGGAGGTAGTGGATACGACCCGGTTCCCTGA
- the cysS gene encoding cysteine--tRNA ligase yields MKLYTSQTLKIYNSLSGEKEIFKPIHEGRVGMYVCGPTVYSNVHLGNVRTFMSFDVIFRYLLHLGYKVRYVRNITDVGHMVDDVDDGEDKIAKMARLEKVEPMEIVQRYTVDFHEILREFNLLPPSIEPTATGHLIEQIEIIKAIIDNGYAYLSNGSVYFDVVKFNKDYKYGILSGRNLEDMIANTRDLDGQSDKKNPQDFALWKKAEPEHIMRWPSPWSDGFPGWHLECTAMSTKYLGETFDIHGGGMDLKFPHHECEIAQSEACTGHNPVNYWMHANMLTLNGKKMSKSTGNNILPQEIFSGDNPNLSKGFSSGVARFFMMQAHYRSILDFSDEAILAAEKGYNRLMESIELIDKLKASDSSSLNIAEWTQSCYDAMNDDFNTPILIAQLFEGIRFVNLVHDEKETLNATDIETLKTTLATFVFDVLGIKDEKNTSANSDKLDGVLNMLVGMRNQARADKNWPLSDQIRDNLAQLGILLKDGKEGTTFNY; encoded by the coding sequence ATGAAACTTTATACATCCCAAACACTGAAAATTTATAATTCCCTTAGTGGAGAAAAAGAAATATTCAAACCTATCCATGAAGGAAGAGTTGGTATGTATGTATGTGGACCTACAGTTTACAGCAACGTTCATTTAGGAAATGTCAGAACTTTTATGAGTTTTGATGTCATTTTTCGTTATTTATTGCATTTAGGCTATAAAGTTCGATATGTAAGAAATATTACAGATGTCGGTCACATGGTTGATGATGTTGATGACGGAGAAGATAAGATTGCCAAGATGGCTCGCTTGGAAAAGGTTGAACCTATGGAAATCGTTCAACGCTACACCGTTGATTTTCATGAAATTCTTAGAGAATTCAATCTTTTACCTCCTAGTATAGAGCCAACTGCAACCGGACATCTTATTGAACAAATAGAAATCATCAAAGCCATTATTGATAATGGCTATGCTTATCTTTCTAACGGCTCTGTGTATTTTGACGTTGTTAAATTCAATAAAGATTACAAATACGGTATTTTAAGTGGTCGTAACTTAGAAGATATGATTGCCAACACCCGTGATTTGGACGGTCAAAGTGATAAAAAAAATCCTCAGGATTTTGCTCTTTGGAAAAAAGCCGAACCTGAGCACATCATGCGTTGGCCTTCTCCATGGAGTGACGGATTTCCCGGTTGGCACTTAGAATGTACAGCCATGAGTACTAAATATCTGGGAGAAACCTTCGACATTCATGGCGGAGGAATGGATTTAAAATTCCCACATCATGAGTGTGAAATCGCTCAGTCAGAGGCTTGCACCGGACACAACCCTGTAAATTACTGGATGCACGCTAACATGCTGACCCTTAACGGTAAAAAAATGTCTAAATCAACCGGAAATAATATCTTACCGCAAGAAATATTTTCGGGAGATAATCCGAATCTGAGTAAAGGCTTCAGTTCTGGTGTTGCTCGTTTTTTCATGATGCAGGCACACTACAGAAGTATTTTAGATTTTTCTGACGAAGCCATTTTAGCCGCCGAAAAAGGATACAACCGATTAATGGAAAGTATTGAACTTATTGATAAACTTAAAGCTTCAGATAGTTCCAGTTTAAATATTGCAGAATGGACACAAAGTTGTTATGATGCCATGAATGATGATTTCAATACTCCTATTTTAATAGCCCAGTTATTTGAAGGAATCAGATTTGTTAATTTAGTTCATGACGAAAAGGAAACTTTAAACGCTACTGACATCGAAACTCTAAAAACAACTTTAGCTACCTTTGTTTTTGACGTTTTAGGGATTAAAGATGAAAAAAATACCAGCGCTAACTCTGACAAATTAGACGGAGTACTTAATATGCTTGTTGGTATGCGAAATCAAGCCAGAGCTGATAAAAACTGGCCTTTATCAGACCAGATAAGGGACAATCTGGCTCAATTAGGTATCCTATTAAAGGACGGAAAAGAAGGAACTACTTTTAATTATTAA
- the folE gene encoding GTP cyclohydrolase I FolE — protein MIQNEDLQDEIGNNHIATSAQTPLREDAFDLSDDQKIELIKKDVENILHTLGMDLTDDSLKGTPNRVAKMFVREIFSGLNPNKKPSSSTFENKYKYGEMLVEKNIVVYSTCEHHLLPIVGRAHVAYISNGTVVGLSKMNRIVDYFAKRPQVQERLTIQIVQELQKVLNTEDVACVIDAKHLCVNSRGIRDIESSTVTAEFGGQFKDKNVRKEFLDYIKLETKFH, from the coding sequence ATGATTCAAAACGAGGATTTACAAGACGAAATTGGCAATAACCACATTGCTACAAGTGCTCAGACTCCTTTACGCGAAGATGCATTTGACCTTTCAGATGATCAAAAAATAGAATTAATCAAAAAAGACGTTGAGAATATTTTACATACCTTAGGAATGGATTTAACTGACGACAGTTTAAAAGGAACTCCTAACCGTGTTGCTAAAATGTTTGTCCGTGAAATATTCAGTGGATTAAACCCTAATAAAAAGCCTAGTTCATCAACTTTTGAAAACAAATACAAATACGGTGAAATGCTGGTTGAAAAAAACATCGTAGTTTACTCTACTTGTGAACATCATCTTTTACCTATAGTAGGTAGGGCTCATGTTGCTTATATTTCTAACGGAACAGTAGTGGGGCTATCAAAAATGAACCGTATTGTTGATTATTTTGCAAAGCGCCCTCAAGTACAAGAGCGACTAACCATACAAATTGTACAGGAATTGCAAAAAGTATTAAATACTGAAGATGTTGCTTGTGTTATTGATGCAAAGCACTTATGTGTTAACTCAAGAGGCATTCGCGATATAGAAAGTAGCACAGTCACAGCTGAATTTGGAGGACAATTTAAGGACAAGAATGTAAGAAAAGAATTCTTAGACTACATCAAACTTGAAACTAAATTTCATTAA
- a CDS encoding DUF1573 domain-containing protein → MKKLLGLIVLFLLSINVFAQEGAKIEFKTETINYGEVVKGEDSGVREFVFTNTGDAPLVIKKVNSSCGCTVAEKPDAPIMPGKSDKIVVKYNMNPGPISKTVTVETNAVNKPNGVIPLRIKGTVIVKKDK, encoded by the coding sequence ATGAAAAAACTACTTGGACTTATTGTTCTATTTCTACTAAGTATCAATGTATTTGCACAAGAAGGTGCTAAGATTGAATTTAAGACGGAAACCATTAACTACGGAGAAGTAGTTAAAGGGGAAGACAGCGGTGTACGAGAATTTGTTTTTACAAATACAGGTGATGCTCCCTTAGTTATTAAAAAAGTAAATTCAAGTTGCGGATGTACTGTCGCAGAAAAACCAGACGCTCCTATTATGCCAGGTAAATCAGATAAGATTGTAGTGAAATACAATATGAATCCGGGACCGATCAGTAAAACGGTTACAGTGGAGACCAATGCAGTAAACAAGCCTAACGGCGTAATTCCGCTAAGAATTAAAGGAACTGTCATCGTTAAAAAAGATAAATAA
- a CDS encoding PDZ domain-containing protein: protein MKGNFKISYCFFFLVFLNSSLFGQFQLDKRYKKYKIPFEHTHNLIILKCTLNGSPLNMILDTGSEKNLLFTFPENDTITFYNLQKLKVKGIGIGEDIEAYLSRNNKCAIGDYVNSSFETLLVPDVNIGLIDKLGIPINGIIGSEFFTAYWVEIDYQREKIVVIPKEKFKTNRLKRYEREQVVVQRGKPYIKIKIKESEHEDEKDYKLLLDTGLGDGLWLFENDTLKCTHRFFKDILGRGLTGEITGKKSRVNELFIKGFKFSEALVSYPDSVSLTDLERLQGRNGSLGGEILKRFNWILNYETGSFYFKKNSLFDEAFNYNMSGIEVQHNGSQWIKETVYDNSVGNKVNMNEFIFEDSNRKYNYTYKLKPIFEIYSIRENSPAEKVGLQVGDLIVSLNGRSAQHLSIQKITEIFQSQEGKNIKIEVERDGENLKFEFRLEKVL, encoded by the coding sequence ATGAAGGGGAATTTTAAAATAAGCTATTGTTTTTTCTTCTTGGTATTCCTGAATAGTAGTTTATTCGGGCAATTTCAGTTGGACAAAAGATACAAGAAATATAAAATTCCTTTTGAGCATACACATAATTTAATCATTTTAAAATGTACTTTAAATGGAAGTCCCTTGAATATGATTTTAGATACCGGTTCTGAGAAAAATTTACTGTTTACCTTCCCTGAAAACGATACAATTACTTTTTACAATTTACAAAAATTGAAAGTTAAGGGAATAGGTATAGGTGAAGATATAGAAGCCTATTTATCGAGGAATAATAAATGTGCAATCGGAGATTATGTAAACTCTAGTTTTGAAACACTTTTGGTTCCTGATGTGAATATAGGACTTATTGATAAATTAGGAATTCCTATAAACGGTATAATCGGTTCCGAATTTTTTACGGCATATTGGGTAGAAATTGATTATCAAAGAGAAAAGATAGTTGTTATTCCTAAAGAGAAGTTTAAAACTAACAGACTTAAGAGATACGAACGTGAACAAGTAGTCGTTCAACGTGGAAAACCTTACATTAAGATCAAAATAAAAGAAAGTGAACATGAAGATGAAAAAGACTACAAATTACTTTTGGATACCGGATTAGGAGACGGTCTTTGGCTTTTTGAGAATGATACGTTGAAATGTACCCATCGTTTTTTCAAGGATATTTTAGGGAGAGGGCTGACAGGGGAAATTACAGGAAAGAAGTCACGAGTTAATGAATTATTTATTAAAGGATTTAAGTTTTCTGAGGCATTGGTTTCATATCCCGATTCGGTTTCATTAACTGACCTTGAGAGGCTTCAAGGTAGGAATGGTTCTTTAGGAGGCGAGATTTTAAAGCGTTTTAACTGGATTCTGAATTATGAGACCGGAAGTTTTTATTTTAAGAAAAATAGTTTGTTTGACGAAGCTTTTAATTACAATATGTCAGGGATAGAAGTTCAACATAACGGTTCGCAGTGGATTAAAGAAACAGTTTATGATAATTCGGTCGGGAATAAGGTTAATATGAACGAATTTATTTTTGAAGACTCTAATCGTAAATACAATTACACATATAAACTCAAGCCTATTTTTGAGATTTATTCCATTAGGGAAAATTCACCGGCAGAAAAAGTTGGTTTACAAGTCGGGGATTTAATAGTAAGCCTTAACGGAAGGAGCGCACAACATTTGTCTATTCAAAAAATAACAGAGATTTTTCAGTCTCAAGAGGGGAAGAACATAAAAATTGAAGTTGAGCGTGACGGAGAAAATTTAAAATTTGAGTTCCGACTTGAAAAAGTATTATAA
- a CDS encoding T9SS type B sorting domain-containing protein codes for MIKKLLFQFVLLLSFVGYSQSPTCDAADPICSGNVAPFPNTTGVPSFGGPGCLGTTPNPAWFYFQISESGNLEFTLNQGNNAPNYNNQDVDFILWGPFTGPNCVDLYDYSPGATVDNIVDCSYSAAATETISIPNGIAGEFYVLLVTNYSNNSGYIELNQTNQGQSGAGSTDCDIVCGVDLGADQYFCTTNVSCYTLTAEFNQAPTQAGTPTYSWYLDTVFYQSTNVNTLQVCQSGTWSVEVVRPGCSDVATDSVDVVFSSPPVLNTPSDMSGCGPFDLNSQISAIVAPNDPSNYVVYFYLDVFECWGGTSNYIQNPGAFMPTAASTEIYVRVENAGNPSCANADEYFTINLSTCVTATQPSDLYLCDLDGDGVESFDLTQQDATVLGSYTPASDYTITYHTTQAGADDGTIDLATPFNAYLNTSNPQTIYVRLEENATGDYGTTTFELNVLGVPSIVITDPSAVCSPNTVDITDPSVTAGSSNTGTFDYWEDAAATVAVSDPTAIDVSGTYYISTTVGSCSDIQPVAVTINPTPSLVITDPASVCSPTTIDITDPAVTAGSTLGGTLSYWEDAAGTIAVSDPTAIDVSGTYYIMSSLGSCSDIQPVVVTINATPSLVITDPASVCSPNTVDITDPAVTSGSTNLGTFSYWEDAAATVAVSDPTAIDISGTYYIMNAQGSCSDIQPVEVTINPTPSLVITDPASVCSPTTIDITDPAVTAGSTLGGTLSYWEDAAGTIAVSDPTAIDVSGTYYIMSSLGSCSDIQPVVVTINATPSLVITDPASVCSPNTVDITDPAVTSGSTNLGTFSYWEDAAATVAVSDPTAIDISGTYYIMNAQGSCSDIQPVEVTINPTPSLVITDPASVCSPTTIDITDPAVTAGSTLGGTLSYWEDAAGTIAVSDPTAIDVSGTYYIMSSLGSCSDIQPVVVTINATPSLVITDPSAVCSPNTVDITDPAVTSGSTNLGTFSYWEDAAATVAVSDPTAIDISGTYYIMNAQGSCSDIQPVEVTINPTPSLVITDPASVCSPTTIDITDPAVTAGSTLGGTLSYWEDAAGTIVVSDPTAIDVSGTYYIMSSLGSCSDIQPVTVTINSVPGFVVNDPASVCTPSTVDITDPAVTSGSTTIGTLSYWEDAAATVAVSDPTAIDAGGTYYIMNSVNGCAAMEAVNVTINASPTFVSISNNSPICSGETATFYVEGTANAYVAYTIDGGSSTQVQLDTSGQGSISVNNATSDVVVNIISIDNGCTVVVGQNSTVTVNPLPSITSVTNDGPVCEGTSGSFTITGTPGSEVEYTLNGTPGSVTLSSSGTGSVPVANVTVDQNLELSMITNLSTTCSSTVGNSSTLSVLPLPTASISAQSSAVCLNGATFLDFSGTPNATIEFTDGASTYQVQLDASGSYTNWATPDLTVDTTYTLVSVTSLTTPACVQPLGDNVTITINPTPSISDLVYSDQICNGTSTDISFTLNNTTSYYWSATIVNIDNTTYVQGGDETVAINQVVNLQDLLEVGYITVQITPVLSGGSCSGIEEEFTIQVNPMPDPANIDINIASVSVCSGDVVEVNISGLPTGMDFNWVAQTSGLSTTGSTSGTTDSTISLPFTVNDPMQSGTVYFEITPVLGTCVGPVIVSDTITVNPIPGSILEPTVAPEICSGEIVYDDLDIYVGYPNITGVEVYWEVQDAVGVTGALPGNTNVLPAEIPDQLFTTSDSQGYVIYKVWTQLGSCMGEIKYITVYVNPLPEPELENSAICVEQVSGVVYQTTILNAGDFSGGNYQFEWFMDAGSGPVSVATSSNDSTLEVSEAASYYVVVTNLDTNCEGISNTVVVEETNPATNIVTTVTDAFTDSATVVVTVSGGSNGDYLYQLDEESLQSSNVFTGVSSGEHQITVVDTQGCTFLQDTVTVIDYPKYFTPNGDGIHDTWNIVGLNQAEAKLYIFDRYGKLIKQISTLNESQGWDGTYNGHPLPSTDYWFSLQYQENGVAKEFKAHFSLKR; via the coding sequence ATGATAAAGAAATTACTTTTTCAATTCGTTTTATTACTGTCTTTTGTAGGGTATTCTCAGTCTCCGACTTGTGATGCTGCAGATCCTATATGTTCTGGTAATGTGGCCCCTTTTCCTAATACAACAGGAGTTCCTTCTTTCGGAGGGCCAGGATGTTTAGGTACTACACCTAATCCGGCTTGGTTTTATTTCCAAATATCGGAATCCGGAAATTTGGAGTTTACTTTAAATCAAGGGAATAATGCACCTAATTACAATAATCAAGATGTCGATTTTATTCTTTGGGGACCTTTTACAGGACCTAATTGTGTCGATTTGTACGATTATAGTCCGGGAGCGACAGTAGATAATATTGTCGATTGTAGTTATTCTGCTGCTGCAACTGAAACAATTTCAATTCCTAACGGAATAGCGGGAGAATTTTATGTTTTATTAGTAACTAATTATTCTAATAATTCAGGATATATAGAGTTAAATCAAACAAATCAAGGACAATCCGGAGCAGGATCTACTGATTGTGATATAGTGTGTGGTGTTGATTTAGGCGCTGACCAGTATTTTTGTACTACTAATGTTAGTTGTTATACCTTAACGGCAGAGTTTAACCAAGCTCCTACGCAAGCAGGTACACCAACGTATTCTTGGTATTTAGATACGGTATTTTACCAATCAACGAATGTAAATACATTACAGGTTTGTCAATCAGGAACCTGGAGTGTTGAAGTAGTTCGTCCGGGATGTTCCGATGTAGCTACAGATAGTGTAGATGTTGTTTTCTCGTCACCTCCGGTTTTAAATACACCAAGCGATATGTCGGGGTGCGGCCCTTTTGATTTGAATTCTCAGATTTCTGCAATCGTGGCTCCGAATGATCCATCGAATTATGTCGTTTATTTTTATCTGGATGTCTTTGAATGTTGGGGAGGTACCTCTAACTATATTCAAAATCCGGGTGCTTTTATGCCAACGGCTGCTTCAACTGAGATTTATGTCAGAGTTGAAAATGCAGGAAATCCAAGTTGTGCTAATGCAGACGAATATTTTACAATTAATTTAAGTACTTGTGTTACCGCAACACAGCCTTCTGATTTATATTTATGTGATTTAGACGGAGACGGAGTAGAGTCATTTGATTTAACGCAGCAAGACGCTACAGTATTAGGGTCGTATACACCTGCATCTGATTATACGATAACGTACCATACGACGCAGGCCGGAGCCGATGACGGAACTATAGATTTAGCGACACCTTTCAATGCCTATCTCAATACGAGTAATCCCCAGACGATTTACGTTCGATTAGAGGAAAATGCTACAGGAGATTACGGTACGACGACTTTTGAGTTAAATGTTTTGGGAGTTCCGTCTATAGTGATCACAGATCCTTCAGCGGTATGTTCGCCTAATACAGTAGACATAACAGATCCTTCCGTTACGGCCGGTAGTAGCAATACAGGGACATTTGATTATTGGGAAGATGCAGCGGCAACGGTAGCAGTATCCGATCCGACAGCAATAGATGTCAGTGGTACTTATTATATAAGCACAACAGTAGGTAGTTGTAGTGATATCCAGCCTGTAGCGGTAACGATCAATCCAACGCCAAGTTTAGTGATTACGGATCCTGCATCGGTATGTTCACCTACTACGATAGACATAACAGACCCTGCTGTAACAGCAGGTAGTACCTTAGGCGGGACGTTGAGTTACTGGGAAGATGCAGCCGGAACGATAGCGGTATCCGATCCTACAGCGATAGATGTCAGCGGCACGTATTACATTATGAGTAGTTTAGGTAGTTGTAGTGATATTCAGCCTGTAGTAGTGACGATCAATGCGACGCCAAGTTTAGTGATCACAGATCCTGCATCGGTATGTTCACCTAATACAGTAGACATAACGGATCCTGCTGTAACCAGCGGTAGTACAAACTTAGGGACTTTCAGTTATTGGGAAGATGCAGCAGCAACGGTAGCAGTATCCGATCCGACAGCGATAGATATCAGTGGAACATATTATATTATGAATGCGCAAGGTAGTTGTAGTGATATTCAGCCTGTAGAGGTAACGATCAATCCAACGCCAAGTTTAGTGATTACGGATCCTGCATCGGTATGTTCACCTACTACGATAGACATAACAGACCCTGCTGTAACAGCAGGTAGTACCTTAGGCGGGACGTTGAGTTACTGGGAAGATGCAGCCGGAACGATAGCGGTATCCGATCCTACAGCGATAGATGTCAGCGGCACGTATTACATTATGAGTAGTTTAGGTAGTTGTAGTGATATTCAGCCTGTAGTAGTGACGATCAATGCGACGCCAAGTTTAGTGATCACAGATCCTGCATCGGTATGTTCACCTAATACAGTAGACATAACGGATCCTGCTGTAACCAGCGGTAGTACAAACTTAGGGACTTTCAGTTATTGGGAAGATGCAGCAGCAACGGTAGCAGTATCCGATCCGACAGCGATAGATATCAGTGGAACATATTATATTATGAATGCGCAAGGTAGTTGTAGTGATATTCAGCCTGTAGAGGTAACGATCAATCCAACGCCAAGTTTAGTGATTACGGATCCTGCATCGGTATGTTCACCTACAACGATAGACATAACAGACCCTGCTGTAACAGCAGGTAGTACCTTAGGCGGGACGTTGAGTTACTGGGAAGATGCAGCCGGAACGATAGCGGTATCCGATCCTACAGCGATAGATGTCAGCGGCACGTATTACATTATGAGTAGTTTAGGTAGTTGTAGTGATATTCAGCCTGTAGTAGTGACGATCAATGCGACGCCAAGTTTAGTGATTACAGATCCTTCAGCGGTATGTTCGCCTAATACAGTAGACATAACGGATCCTGCTGTAACCAGCGGTAGTACAAACTTAGGGACTTTCAGTTATTGGGAAGATGCAGCAGCAACGGTAGCAGTATCCGATCCGACAGCGATAGATATCAGTGGAACATATTATATTATGAATGCGCAAGGTAGTTGTAGCGATATCCAGCCTGTAGAGGTAACGATCAATCCAACGCCAAGTTTAGTGATTACGGATCCTGCATCGGTATGTTCACCTACAACGATAGACATAACAGACCCTGCTGTAACAGCAGGTAGTACCTTAGGCGGGACGTTGAGTTACTGGGAAGATGCAGCCGGAACGATAGTGGTATCCGATCCTACAGCGATAGATGTCAGCGGCACGTATTACATTATGAGTAGTTTAGGTAGTTGTAGTGATATTCAGCCTGTAACAGTGACAATTAATTCAGTTCCTGGTTTTGTAGTGAATGATCCTGCATCGGTATGTACACCAAGTACAGTAGACATAACGGATCCTGCTGTAACTAGCGGCAGTACAACAATAGGGACATTGAGTTATTGGGAAGATGCAGCAGCAACGGTAGCGGTATCCGATCCTACAGCAATAGATGCCGGCGGCACATATTATATTATGAATTCAGTTAATGGTTGTGCAGCTATGGAAGCAGTAAATGTAACTATAAATGCGAGTCCTACTTTTGTAAGTATCAGTAATAACAGCCCGATATGTTCAGGAGAAACGGCAACGTTTTATGTAGAAGGAACAGCAAATGCTTATGTAGCGTATACAATTGACGGAGGAAGCAGCACACAAGTACAGTTAGATACATCAGGTCAGGGTAGTATTTCGGTTAACAATGCTACATCAGATGTAGTAGTAAATATAATATCTATAGATAATGGTTGTACGGTAGTAGTCGGTCAGAACAGTACGGTAACCGTTAATCCTCTGCCAAGTATTACCTCTGTGACTAATGACGGTCCGGTATGTGAGGGAACCTCGGGTAGTTTTACCATTACAGGAACTCCGGGATCAGAGGTAGAGTATACCTTAAACGGAACCCCGGGTAGTGTAACATTATCATCATCAGGGACAGGAAGTGTACCGGTAGCTAATGTAACGGTAGATCAAAACTTGGAGTTGAGTATGATAACCAACCTTTCAACTACGTGTTCAAGTACGGTAGGAAACAGCAGTACATTATCAGTATTGCCTTTACCGACAGCAAGTATCAGTGCGCAAAGCAGTGCAGTTTGTTTAAACGGAGCAACGTTCTTGGATTTTAGCGGAACACCAAATGCAACAATAGAATTTACAGACGGAGCATCAACCTATCAGGTACAATTAGATGCGTCAGGAAGTTATACGAATTGGGCAACCCCTGACTTAACAGTAGATACGACTTACACTTTAGTAAGTGTAACATCTTTAACGACACCTGCTTGTGTACAACCGTTAGGAGATAATGTAACGATAACGATCAATCCGACACCATCTATTAGTGATTTGGTATATTCCGATCAGATCTGTAACGGAACATCAACAGATATCTCCTTTACATTAAACAATACAACGTCGTACTATTGGAGTGCAACGATTGTGAATATTGACAATACCACTTATGTACAAGGCGGAGATGAAACCGTAGCGATCAACCAGGTAGTGAACCTACAAGATTTATTGGAGGTAGGTTACATTACGGTTCAGATTACACCGGTATTAAGTGGAGGTAGTTGTTCAGGAATAGAAGAAGAATTTACCATACAGGTAAATCCGATGCCTGATCCGGCAAATATCGACATTAACATAGCCTCAGTATCTGTATGTAGCGGAGATGTGGTAGAGGTTAATATCTCAGGTCTTCCTACAGGTATGGACTTCAACTGGGTAGCACAAACCAGCGGATTGAGTACAACAGGTTCCACCAGCGGAACAACAGACAGTACGATCTCATTACCGTTTACGGTGAATGATCCTATGCAGTCCGGAACAGTATACTTTGAGATCACTCCTGTTTTAGGGACTTGTGTAGGTCCTGTGATCGTGAGCGATACCATAACGGTAAATCCGATACCGGGCAGTATCTTAGAGCCAACAGTAGCACCTGAGATCTGTAGCGGAGAGATTGTTTATGACGATCTGGATATTTATGTAGGTTACCCTAACATAACGGGTGTAGAGGTTTACTGGGAAGTACAGGATGCCGTAGGCGTAACAGGAGCTTTACCGGGTAATACGAATGTATTGCCTGCAGAAATACCTGATCAGTTGTTTACAACAAGCGATAGTCAGGGATATGTGATCTACAAAGTCTGGACACAGTTAGGTAGTTGTATGGGCGAGATCAAATACATTACGGTTTATGTGAACCCATTGCCAGAGCCGGAACTTGAAAACAGTGCCATTTGTGTGGAACAGGTAAGCGGTGTGGTTTATCAGACCACGATATTGAATGCAGGAGACTTCAGTGGCGGTAACTATCAGTTTGAATGGTTTATGGATGCCGGAAGTGGTCCTGTATCAGTAGCAACATCATCTAATGATTCAACATTAGAGGTATCAGAGGCAGCGAGTTATTATGTAGTGGTAACGAATCTGGACACAAATTGTGAAGGGATCTCCAATACTGTAGTAGTAGAGGAGACCAATCCTGCGACAAATATAGTGACTACGGTAACGGATGCCTTTACGGATAGTGCAACGGTAGTGGTAACGGTATCCGGAGGAAGTAACGGAGATTACCTGTATCAGTTGGATGAGGAATCGTTACAATCGAGCAATGTGTTTACCGGAGTAAGTTCGGGAGAACATCAGATCACTGTAGTAGACACACAAGGATGTACCTTCTTACAGGATACGGTAACGGTGATAGACTATCCTAAGTATTTTACACCGAATGGAGACGGAATACATGATACTTGGAATATTGTTGGATTAAATCAGGCAGAAGCTAAATTGTATATCTTTGACCGTTATGGTAAATTGATAAAACAAATAAGTACATTAAATGAGAGTCAAGGATGGGATGGGACTTACAATGGGCATCCTTTACCATCAACAGACTACTGGTTTAGTCTACAGTATCAAGAGAATGGTGTGGCAAAAGAGTTTAAAGCTCACTTCTCGTTGAAACGATAA